One genomic window of Cannabis sativa cultivar Pink pepper isolate KNU-18-1 chromosome 2, ASM2916894v1, whole genome shotgun sequence includes the following:
- the LOC115719611 gene encoding zinc transporter 6, chloroplastic, translating into MATAACALDTAARTLACRDGAAAARLKVTSIFVIFFTSVIGILSPVLLARFFQGKPAYDKATLLIKCFAAGVILSTSLVHVLPDAFAALSDCHVASLHPWRDFPFAGLVTLIGALVALLVDVTATAHAGVHGGGEVAEYKPVGTKEETTKKRAESRMELGELGVAERVESGAATTEEEEENLVRMKQRLVSQVLEIGIIFHSVIIGVTMGMSQNQCTIRPLVAALAFHQIFEGMGLGGCIAQARFSFGTTAYMCFMFAVTTPMGIVLGMILFSATGYDDSSTNALIMEGLLGSFSSGILIYMALVDLIALDFFHNKMMTSVSWLKKASFIALVLGSTSMSILALWA; encoded by the exons ATGGCAACGGCGGCGTGCGCCTTAGATACGGCGGCTAGGACGTTGGCTTGTCGTGACGGCGCGGCGGCGGCGCGGCTCAAGGTGACGTCGATCTTCGTCATCTTCTTCACAAGCGTAATCGGCATACTCTCTCCGGTTCTACTGGCCAGGTTTTTTCAAGGCAAACCGGCTTACGATAAGGCCACGCTATTAATCAAGTGCTTCGCGGCAGGAGTCATTCTCTCCACATCCTTAGTCCACGTGCTTCCCGACGCCTTCGCCGCTCTATCCGATTGCCACGTGGCCTCACTCCACCCCTGGCGAGACTTCCCTTTCGCCGGTCTCGTGACCTTGATCGGCGCACTCGTCGCTCTCCTCGTTGACGTGACTGCCACCGCACACGCCGGGGTCCACGGCGGTGGTGAGGTGGCTGAGTACAAACCGGTGGGCACGAAGGAGGAGACGACGAAGAAAAGGGCAGAGTCTAGGATGGAATTGGGTGAGTTGGGTGTGGCGGAGAGAGTGGAATCGGGTGCGGCGACGacggaggaggaggaggagaatTTGGTGAGGATGAAGCAGAGATTGGTGTCTCAAGTTTTGGAGATTGGGATTATATTTCACTCTGTGATTATTGGGGTGACGATGGGAATGTCTCAGAATCAGTGCACCATTAGACCTTTGGTCGCTGCACTTGCGTTTCATCAGATTTTTGAAGGCATGGGTCTCGGCGGCTGCATTGCACAG GCAAGGTTTAGCTTCGGAACAACAGCATATATGTGTTTTATGTTTGCAGTGACGACGCCAATGGGAATAGTATTAGGAATGATATTGTTCTCGGCGACAGGGTACGATGACAGTAGCACAAACGCCTTGATTATGGAGGGTTTGTTAGGCTCTTTCTCTTCCGGAATACTAATATACATGGCTCTTGTTGATCTCATAGCTCTTGATTTCTTCCACAACAAAATGATGACTTCTGTTTCATGGTTGAAAAAGGCTTCTTTCATTGCACTTGTTCTTGGCTCAACCTCAATGTCTATCTTAGCCCTTTGGGCTTAA